From Pseudomonas poae, the proteins below share one genomic window:
- a CDS encoding DUF5943 domain-containing protein, which yields MAKIAPQLPIEVDSETGVWTSDALPMLYVPRHFFVNNHIGIEEVLGAEAYAEILYKAGYKSAWHWCEKEAECHGLEGVAVFEHYMKRLSQRGWGLFKIQDIDLDKGTASVKLEHSAFVYVYGKVGRKVDYMFTGWFAGAMDQILEARGSKLRTVAEQVYGGSEEGHDDGLFTVKPL from the coding sequence ATGGCCAAGATCGCCCCGCAATTGCCAATCGAAGTCGACAGCGAAACCGGTGTCTGGACCTCCGACGCCCTGCCGATGCTGTATGTGCCGCGCCACTTTTTCGTCAACAACCACATCGGTATCGAAGAAGTGCTGGGCGCCGAAGCCTATGCCGAGATCCTCTACAAAGCCGGCTACAAATCCGCCTGGCACTGGTGTGAAAAAGAAGCCGAATGCCACGGCCTGGAAGGCGTGGCGGTGTTCGAGCACTACATGAAGCGCCTGTCGCAACGTGGCTGGGGCCTGTTCAAGATCCAGGACATCGACCTCGACAAAGGCACCGCCAGCGTCAAGCTCGAGCATTCGGCCTTCGTCTATGTGTACGGCAAGGTCGGGCGCAAAGTGGACTACATGTTCACCGGCTGGTTTGCCGGTGCCATGGACCAGATTCTCGAGGCGCGCGGCAGCAAGCTCCGCACCGTAGCCGAGCAAGTCTACGGCGGCTCCGAAGAGGGCCATGACGACGGCCTGTTCACCGTCAAGCCGTTGTAA